Genomic segment of Arachis hypogaea cultivar Tifrunner chromosome 16, arahy.Tifrunner.gnm2.J5K5, whole genome shotgun sequence:
aaggagacaatcacaaaaccatgctatttcattgaatacatgtgggtaaaaggtgataaaatcccttaaaatcaatacaagataaaccgtcaaaatagggtttgtcaacctccccacacttaaaccaagcatgtcctcatgcttaaaccaagaatgaagtaaagggcatggcatttatttaatggaaactaactaaGTGCAATCtacctaaatgcaactatctaaatgaatacaATTGCTTGGtcgaaataaatcaattcccaagaagcatatatgcacaagggctaaggactagcaagtctaatccacaattgaattgagctattaaatattttcacaaacttgcatgaaaggagatgatcataggtggagacatgtaatcgagcatcgaaccctcaccggatgtgtttgcactctattcgctcaagtgtttagggttgattcactcaattctctcctaatcatgctttctaagatttgttcttcttctaacaatcaacatatatttcatgcatgcatacatctatcatgaggtctttttcttaggttgtaatggggttagggtcaaggtaggatgcatatttggtcaagtgagcttaaaatttgaatctttgataaacttagacttcccacctaacctatgacatcctatacaattaagttctaacctaactacccattttctcactttttcacatactcatgcattttcttttcatttcacagcacttatgcattgatcttattgagcttcactttggggcattttgtcccctttttattatttttattctttttttctttctttttctatttttttcttttcttttccatattatttttctttttcacttttatttctttttcttttgtttttcttattttttttctttttatatacaagaacctcaatgcataaggttttacatttgatcaatacatgagtatgtacccaattcccaatatttccaataacatTACAAAACTActcttttattcacccaatgtcccaaggttcccacacttgaatgatactcacacacactagcctaagctaatcaaagacccaaattaaggacatttattgtttttcgctttaaggctagtaatatgctaaattaaagaataaatgggttaagcgtaggctcaaatttggctaacaaaggaagataaaaggtaaggccatttgggtaagtgagctaatgaaatgatggcctcaatcatataaatgcatgaatacacaaaataatggacataaagaatcaaacaaatcaaagattacaatcatagaaagagaataatgcacacaagaaggaaaaataagtggttgtaagatgtaaccacaccgttaggctcaaatctcacaagcttgtgttcttagctcaaaatatgttccacaatatatataattcaagcaagttctatgaaaagttttcactcaaatcaattgacatgccctatagatagaaatcttgaaaaattctcattatcttgactaagcttattgtgtatacatatgaaaaaataagaaaatgcaagtaaaaatcctaaaatcctaaaatgaaatgcaaaagtgttgggattagaaatttgtcacccaaaatcgccgaccggtcggacgacctccccacacttaaaagtttgaaACGGAGACAGGCCGCGAGGCCGTACCCGGAGGCGACGCCGCCGGGACGGAAACCCGACAACATCCAAGGTCCCCCCAGGGACGCAACCCAATCACATGAGAGACGCCCCTTTGGGGGACCGGAGACAACCacgccagaataatgcaagagctACGCCACAGAATGCAAGACTTGGAGCGCCGGCTAGCAGATAGGGAACGCGACCAACACACCCCAGAGCAGAGTCACTCCCGCTCTCGCTCCAGGAGTCGCTCCAGACGTACGCCTAGCCCCCAAGATGAATTCGAAAGCACCGGGGGGAGAGGGCGTGCGAGAAGACGTCGTGACCCCGTCATTTACGCCAGACACGAGGGACAGCGTACCAGGAACCGCGGAGACGAGGACACTCGTCGAGAAAGCGACGAAGGAAGAACGACGGGAACACGGGGACCCGTAATAATGGGAGCGACCCCATTCCACCGTTCCATACTCGAAGTCCGGCTGCCAAAACACTTTGACAAGCCAACGAacatgaggtacgatggaacACAAGACCCACTGGGACAcctcacggcctttgaggccaggatgaacctagaaggagtGGGAGACGAGGTAAGGTGCCGCGCTTTCCCGGTCACCCTCGCTGGACCTGCAATACGGTGGTTCAACAACCTCCTGCAGGGCTCGGTAACCCAATTCTCCGACATCAGCCACGCCTTCCTGGCTCAGTTCACGACCAGGATCGCCAAAGCCAAGCATCCGATCAATTTGCTGGGAGTGACCCAGAGAGCCGGGGAGCCGACCAAGAAATACTTAGATCGTTTCAACGATGAATGCTTGGAAATTGACGGGCTGACGGACTCAGTGGCGAGCTTGTGCTTAACGAATGGGCTCCTGAATGAAGACTTCAGAAAGCACCTTATCACGAGGCCGGTACGGACCATGCAGGAGATCCAGTGCGTGGCTAAGGAGTACATTAACGACGAAGAAGTCAGCAgggtcgtggctgccaataaatGGCAACCCCCCTACAACCAAGCCCGACACTACGAGGGTGGAGAAAAACAGAAGAAACACGCCAGGGACGGCGGTCCGAGCAAAGCGCCAAAGCCATTTCCCCGAGTCGGGAAATTCACCAACTATACCCCCCTTACGGCTCCGATCAcggaagtttaccaacagatagcCGAGAAAGGGATACTATCAAGACCCCGACCTCTGAAGGACAGGACGGGGGGAAATAAGAGCCTTTACTGCGAATATCACAAGGGATAcgggcacaagacccaagactgcttcgATCTAAAGGATGCCCTGGAGCAAGCAATCAGGGATGGAAAGCTCGCCGACTTCTCCCACCTCATAAGGGAACCGAGGAGACGAAATCGGGATCAGGATAGCAAGGACAGGTCCCGGGCAATAAGACGACGTCAAGAACCCGAGGGGGACAACCACGGTCTCACGGTGGTGAACGTAGTAACAGCGAGAAATTTCGCCCCGAGGTCGAAATCGGCGCAGAAAAAAGACGCCAAGATCCTCGCGGTCTCCTCCTCATCCGCTAGAAGTTCCCGGGGACTCCCATCAATCTCTTTCGGCCCCGAggaccaatggttcgacgaggTACCGGAAAGTCTCCCCATGGTTATCACGGCCAGAGTCGGAACCGGACTCGTCAAACTGATCCTAGTAGACACGGGAGCggactcgaacatcatgtttcGCAACGTTTTTGATGCCTTGGGACTGCGTGATGCCGATCTGGCGACCCACCAGCACGGCGTGGTAGGGCTGggagaccacttcatcaagccataTGGGATCATCTCACTCCCGACCTCCCTGGGATAAGGACAGAGACGAAGGATGATAATAGCCGATTTTGTTGTCTTACGAGACTCCACAGCTTACAATATCATCCTGGGGAGAAAAACCATTAACGACCTTGGGGCGGCGATCAGTACGAAGCTTCTTGTAATGAAGTTTGTTACTGATACGGATCCGTAGGATCCATCAGAGGAGACTTAGAAACGGCAGTCGTTTGCGACCACGCCAGCCTCTCTCTCAGgaaaaagtccaa
This window contains:
- the LOC112757377 gene encoding uncharacterized protein, with protein sequence MQELRHRMQDLERRLADRERDQHTPEQSHSRSRSRSRSRRTPSPQDEFESTGGRGRARRRRDPVIYARHEGQRTRNRGDEDTRRESDEGRTTGTRGPVIMGATPFHRSILEVRLPKHFDKPTNMRYDGTQDPLGHLTAFEARMNLEGVGDEVRCRAFPVTLAGPAIRWFNNLLQGSVTQFSDISHAFLAQFTTRIAKAKHPINLLGVTQRAGEPTKKYLDRFNDECLEIDGLTDSVASLCLTNGLLNEDFRKHLITRPVRTMQEIQCVAKEYINDEEVSRVVAANKWQPPYNQARHYEGGEKQKKHARDGGPSKAPKPFPRVGKFTNYTPLTAPITEVYQQIAEKGILSRPRPLKDRTGGNKSLYCEYHKGYGHKTQDCFDLKDALEQAIRDGKLADFSHLIREPRRRNRDQDSKDRSRAIRRRQEPEGDNHGLTVVNVVTARNFAPRSKSAQKKDAKILAVSSSSARSSRGLPSISFGPEDQWFDEVPESLPMVITARVGTGLVKLILVDTGADSNIMFRNVFDALGLRDADLATHQHGVVGLGDHFIKPYGIISLPTSLG